A single window of Sporosarcina sp. Marseille-Q4943 DNA harbors:
- the efp gene encoding elongation factor P: MISVNEFKTGLTIEFEGDIWRIIDFQHVKPGKGAAFVRSKLRNLRTGNVNEKTFRAGEKVEKAQIDNRRMQYLYANGDDHVFMDNESYEQIELSSAQIEEELNYLRENMEVHIISFKDEILGVELPATVTLEVTETEPGIKGDTASGGSKPATLETGLVVQVPFFVNVGDKLIINTEEGEYVSRA; this comes from the coding sequence ATGATATCTGTAAACGAGTTTAAAACAGGTCTTACAATCGAATTTGAAGGGGACATTTGGCGGATCATCGATTTTCAACACGTCAAGCCAGGAAAAGGCGCAGCATTCGTCCGCTCAAAACTACGCAACTTGCGTACAGGTAATGTGAATGAAAAGACATTCCGTGCAGGCGAGAAAGTCGAAAAGGCGCAAATTGACAACCGTCGCATGCAATACTTGTATGCGAACGGTGATGACCATGTCTTCATGGACAACGAATCATACGAGCAGATTGAATTGTCTTCTGCACAAATCGAAGAGGAATTGAACTACTTGAGAGAGAACATGGAAGTTCATATCATCTCATTCAAAGATGAAATCCTTGGCGTCGAACTTCCGGCAACCGTCACTCTCGAAGTGACCGAAACTGAGCCAGGCATTAAAGGCGACACGGCGAGCGGCGGCTCGAAACCGGCTACATTGGAAACCGGTCTCGTCGTCCAAGTTCCATTCTTCGTTAACGTTGGCGATAAACTGATCATCAACACAGAAGAAGGCGAATACGTTTCAAGGGCTTAA
- a CDS encoding SpoIIIAC/SpoIIIAD family protein: MELNDLLRIAGIGLVIGFLHVFFEQTGKKEFSFFLFFVAYIYIAAEMLRFLRIFFSEIAEFFQWLSLAF; this comes from the coding sequence ATGGAATTGAATGATTTATTGCGCATTGCCGGAATTGGATTAGTCATCGGATTTCTTCATGTTTTCTTTGAACAGACCGGTAAGAAGGAGTTCTCATTTTTCCTTTTCTTCGTAGCCTATATTTACATAGCCGCCGAAATGCTCCGTTTCCTTAGGATTTTCTTTTCGGAAATTGCCGAGTTCTTTCAATGGCTGTCCTTGGCATTCTAA
- a CDS encoding SpoIIIAC/SpoIIIAD family protein — MAVLGILMVTLFQLVVIYLLLLIVSFASKSLQPIIYAAIFFFFLSYVGLTIIIPFGKTFMHLFEPLPGSYAKLLIGSVFLFYFSEMIVKHVSEAGYESIATIAHVAIKIGILSLWLPQLSMLLETLSKFIIK, encoded by the coding sequence ATGGCTGTCCTTGGCATTCTAATGGTTACGCTTTTTCAACTTGTCGTGATTTACCTCCTTCTGTTAATCGTGTCCTTCGCTTCCAAGAGCTTGCAGCCGATCATATATGCAGCTATTTTCTTCTTTTTTCTGTCGTATGTCGGTCTGACGATCATCATACCTTTCGGAAAAACCTTCATGCATCTGTTTGAACCATTGCCAGGATCCTATGCCAAACTATTGATAGGAAGCGTCTTTTTGTTTTATTTCTCCGAGATGATTGTGAAACATGTGTCTGAAGCGGGATATGAATCTATTGCAACGATTGCACACGTAGCTATTAAAATTGGAATTTTGTCACTTTGGCTTCCACAGTTATCAATGCTGCTCGAAACGCTCTCTAAATTCATTATTAAATGA
- a CDS encoding stage III sporulation protein AE has translation MIPMLESVIGTVLSSFIIVIISTFMALVLDFLFPSFTRWTRTFLFFIVLTVVLYPAYEHLQMIRTVTQTIATMFISIYPLLTASILASGGSFSMLNFQPAMLLFANGAVILSDKILIPILSAAMLFDIVSRYHPAMPFTKMADLLRSALIGLVSALVAAYSIFITAGGTISWALTGVTSEPIKELIRQNVPLIGSFMTDSLGAIGRYSSGASVFIGAWLIVTIWSVALLPTLKTLLTGFLYRWTAALIEPFANEDITGILDDIGKTLFVLCAVSFLVAFAFIYTALFTVILVKLITAVK, from the coding sequence ATGATACCTATGCTCGAATCCGTAATCGGGACAGTCCTATCCAGTTTCATTATTGTCATCATCTCAACTTTCATGGCGTTAGTGCTAGATTTCCTATTTCCTTCGTTTACCAGATGGACGAGAACTTTTCTGTTTTTCATCGTGCTCACCGTCGTCCTATATCCTGCATATGAGCATCTGCAAATGATTCGAACCGTAACACAGACGATTGCGACGATGTTCATTTCCATTTATCCGTTATTGACTGCAAGCATCTTAGCATCCGGTGGCTCATTCAGCATGCTGAATTTTCAGCCTGCCATGCTATTGTTTGCAAACGGTGCAGTGATCCTCTCGGATAAGATCCTAATCCCGATATTGTCTGCGGCGATGTTGTTTGACATCGTTTCAAGATATCACCCCGCGATGCCTTTTACGAAAATGGCGGACTTGCTACGAAGCGCTTTAATTGGACTTGTTTCAGCTCTTGTCGCAGCTTATTCGATCTTCATCACAGCGGGAGGAACAATATCCTGGGCGTTGACAGGTGTGACGAGCGAACCGATCAAAGAATTGATCCGTCAAAACGTCCCTCTCATCGGTTCCTTCATGACGGACAGTTTAGGCGCGATCGGGCGTTATTCATCGGGCGCAAGCGTCTTTATCGGGGCGTGGCTCATCGTCACAATTTGGTCAGTAGCTCTTTTGCCTACGTTGAAGACGCTGTTGACCGGTTTTTTATACCGCTGGACAGCTGCACTTATCGAACCATTCGCCAACGAGGATATTACAGGCATACTTGATGATATCGGGAAGACGTTATTCGTCCTTTGCGCCGTCTCCTTTCTCGTAGCGTTTGCATTCATTTATACGGCCCTGTTTACTGTCATCCTTGTCAAATTGATTACTGCAGTGAAATGA
- a CDS encoding SpoIIIAH-like family protein yields the protein MKANKRTVWFLTLLSLVAVISIYYLKKEAPMSLDGMAIFGDNDAVTVSKPGDAEGETKTVYADSMYFEEMRMQVQNERSTLNDQLKSKVLSPDTTVEEKSAAYDEMAELTKRTSAEVLMETQLKALGYPEAFVRKDGSKVSVSVIAEDGGHSTKMAAEITQYVLTSWEDARTVQVDFME from the coding sequence TTGAAAGCGAATAAACGAACAGTATGGTTCTTGACTTTACTAAGTCTTGTAGCGGTGATCTCAATCTACTATCTGAAGAAGGAAGCACCGATGAGTTTAGATGGCATGGCGATATTTGGCGATAATGATGCAGTGACCGTTTCCAAGCCGGGAGATGCTGAAGGCGAAACGAAAACTGTCTATGCCGACTCGATGTACTTTGAAGAAATGAGAATGCAAGTCCAAAATGAGCGAAGCACCTTGAATGATCAATTGAAATCAAAAGTGCTTTCTCCTGATACAACTGTTGAAGAAAAAAGCGCGGCGTATGATGAAATGGCAGAACTGACTAAACGTACATCTGCTGAAGTATTGATGGAAACTCAATTAAAGGCGCTAGGCTATCCAGAAGCGTTTGTACGTAAAGATGGTAGCAAAGTGAGTGTATCTGTAATCGCAGAAGATGGTGGACATTCTACAAAAATGGCTGCGGAAATTACACAATACGTATTGACGAGCTGGGAAGATGCACGCACCGTCCAAGTCGACTTTATGGAATAA
- the accB gene encoding acetyl-CoA carboxylase biotin carboxyl carrier protein — protein sequence MLKIQEIREIIKLIDQSSIEKFTFESEGTKIKLEKGNSALQHPVQVEQRKEEPIQQVQPAVQETKKEQSEQAPAEQENKESSTDSSAAANDPSLHKITSPMVGTFYQSSSPEADPYVQKGDSVKADSIVCIVEAMKLFNEIEAEVSGEIVEILVEDGQLVEYGQPLFLVKQK from the coding sequence ATGTTGAAAATTCAAGAAATCCGTGAAATCATTAAATTAATCGATCAATCTTCAATTGAAAAATTCACATTCGAATCAGAAGGAACAAAAATAAAGCTGGAAAAAGGAAATAGCGCTCTTCAACATCCCGTTCAAGTTGAACAACGAAAAGAGGAGCCTATTCAGCAAGTTCAACCGGCTGTCCAAGAGACGAAGAAAGAGCAGTCCGAGCAAGCACCTGCAGAACAAGAGAACAAGGAGTCTTCAACAGATTCATCTGCAGCTGCAAACGACCCTTCATTGCATAAAATAACGTCACCGATGGTTGGGACATTCTACCAGTCTTCATCTCCGGAAGCGGATCCTTACGTTCAAAAAGGGGATTCCGTCAAAGCGGATTCAATCGTCTGCATTGTTGAGGCAATGAAACTTTTCAATGAAATCGAAGCGGAAGTTTCAGGAGAAATTGTGGAGATCTTAGTGGAAGACGGTCAATTGGTTGAATATGGACAGCCTCTCTTCCTTGTCAAACAGAAGTGA
- the accC gene encoding acetyl-CoA carboxylase biotin carboxylase subunit — protein MKKVLIANRGEIAVRIIRACRELDIETVAVYSEADREALHVQLADEAYCIGPKLSKDSYLNFSNIISIAKLTGCDGIHPGYGFLAENASFAELCEEVNIEFIGPTADAISRMGTKDVARETMKQAGVPIVPGSDGIVADEVEGLKVAQEIGFPVIIKATAGGGGKGIRVARNEEELAKGIKITQKEAAAAFGNPGVYLEKYIEVFRHVEVQVLADKHGNTIHFGERDCSIQRRMQKLVEEAPSPALTPKLREKMGEAAVKAAEAVNYRGAGTVEFIFDHINQEFYFMEMNTRIQVEHPVTEMITGIDLIQQQLKIAAGEKLAYRQKDIKINGWSIECRINAENPAKNFMPSPGKVTMYMPPGGFGVRVDSAMYTGYTIPPFYDSMVAKLIVHADTREEAVARMKRALDEFIIEGVDTTIPFHLNLMDHEVFKSGDFDTKFLEKHTVME, from the coding sequence ATGAAAAAAGTATTAATAGCTAACCGGGGAGAAATAGCAGTAAGGATTATCCGGGCATGCAGAGAATTGGATATTGAAACAGTTGCCGTCTATTCGGAAGCGGATCGGGAGGCACTTCATGTCCAACTGGCCGATGAAGCATATTGCATCGGGCCGAAACTTTCGAAAGACAGCTATTTGAATTTCTCCAATATTATTAGCATCGCTAAATTGACAGGTTGTGATGGAATCCATCCTGGGTATGGGTTCCTTGCGGAAAACGCAAGCTTTGCAGAACTATGCGAAGAAGTGAATATCGAATTCATTGGACCGACTGCTGATGCAATCTCAAGAATGGGTACTAAAGACGTAGCTAGGGAAACGATGAAACAGGCTGGCGTTCCGATTGTCCCGGGATCTGATGGTATTGTCGCTGATGAAGTCGAAGGCCTGAAAGTTGCACAAGAGATCGGCTTCCCGGTCATCATCAAGGCGACTGCTGGCGGAGGCGGTAAAGGGATCAGGGTTGCCAGAAATGAAGAAGAACTGGCTAAGGGCATAAAAATCACACAGAAGGAAGCTGCGGCGGCATTCGGCAACCCTGGCGTCTATCTTGAAAAATATATTGAAGTTTTCCGGCATGTTGAAGTGCAAGTGCTTGCAGATAAGCATGGCAATACGATTCATTTTGGGGAACGCGATTGTTCCATTCAAAGAAGGATGCAGAAGCTTGTTGAGGAAGCCCCTTCGCCAGCCCTTACACCGAAGCTGCGCGAAAAGATGGGGGAAGCCGCTGTCAAAGCTGCAGAGGCAGTTAACTACAGAGGCGCTGGGACGGTCGAGTTCATCTTCGATCATATCAACCAGGAATTTTATTTCATGGAAATGAACACACGTATTCAGGTGGAACATCCAGTAACCGAGATGATTACCGGAATTGATCTGATTCAACAGCAATTGAAGATCGCAGCGGGTGAAAAGTTAGCTTATCGTCAAAAGGATATCAAGATTAACGGTTGGTCGATCGAGTGTCGGATCAATGCGGAAAACCCAGCGAAAAACTTCATGCCTTCACCCGGAAAAGTGACAATGTACATGCCGCCGGGCGGTTTTGGAGTCAGGGTCGATTCTGCGATGTATACTGGATATACGATTCCTCCATTCTACGATTCCATGGTGGCGAAGCTGATTGTTCATGCTGATACGCGCGAAGAAGCAGTTGCAAGGATGAAACGGGCACTTGACGAATTCATCATTGAGGGTGTCGATACGACAATCCCTTTCCATCTGAATTTGATGGACCACGAAGTTTTCAAGTCTGGTGATTTTGATACGAAGTTCCTCGAGAAGCATACAGTTATGGAATAA
- a CDS encoding Asp23/Gls24 family envelope stress response protein, translated as MADKANPSFTGKSSKGDEVLGRVQLAPEVLEVIIGIATNEVDGVVTTKGNFATGVAEKFGKVFHGKGVKTDWTGNKLIIDVYCVVQYGHSIPAVATEIQRQIRHAVYNMTSLETEEVNVHITGIDFDTSAESE; from the coding sequence ATGGCTGATAAGGCAAATCCTTCATTCACAGGGAAGAGTTCAAAGGGAGACGAGGTTTTAGGCCGCGTACAATTGGCTCCCGAAGTGCTTGAAGTCATCATCGGCATTGCAACGAACGAAGTCGACGGGGTCGTAACGACAAAAGGCAACTTCGCAACCGGGGTTGCGGAAAAGTTCGGCAAAGTATTCCATGGAAAAGGGGTCAAGACGGATTGGACTGGCAATAAACTCATCATTGACGTTTATTGCGTCGTCCAATATGGCCACTCGATCCCCGCTGTAGCAACGGAGATCCAAAGACAGATCCGTCATGCTGTCTACAATATGACTTCACTTGAAACGGAAGAAGTGAACGTCCATATAACCGGCATTGATTTCGACACGTCCGCCGAATCAGAATGA
- the nusB gene encoding transcription antitermination factor NusB encodes MKRREAREKAVQTLFQLDNTEMSIEEAITYIVERPIDPFYESLVKGTTEHRDEVDKELSSKLENWSLDRLPKIERTILRLAVYELLYHEDVPHKVILNEAVELCKQFGDEKSGRFVNGVLSKFEEK; translated from the coding sequence ATGAAACGAAGAGAAGCACGCGAAAAGGCGGTTCAAACACTTTTCCAATTGGATAATACAGAAATGTCGATTGAGGAAGCGATCACTTATATAGTGGAGCGGCCGATCGATCCTTTCTATGAATCGCTCGTCAAAGGAACGACTGAACACCGTGACGAAGTGGACAAAGAACTTTCAAGCAAGCTTGAAAATTGGTCGCTCGACAGATTGCCGAAAATCGAAAGGACAATCCTGAGATTGGCAGTCTATGAACTGCTATATCATGAAGATGTACCCCATAAAGTCATATTGAACGAAGCTGTCGAGCTATGTAAGCAATTTGGAGATGAAAAATCAGGCCGTTTTGTAAACGGAGTACTATCAAAATTCGAGGAAAAATAA
- the folD gene encoding bifunctional methylenetetrahydrofolate dehydrogenase/methenyltetrahydrofolate cyclohydrolase FolD, which translates to MTAKLINGVEIGKELRGEIKEGVSILEASGCKPGLAVILVGEDPASQTYVKNKEKSSVEVGMKSELIRLPATVTEKELLAHVDKLNNDDSIHGILVQLPLPDHINEDLVIQAIDPRKDVDGFHPQNVGKMIIGQETFLSCTPYGIMEMLKRAGIEIAGKHAVIIGRSNIVGKPMGQLLLQEDATVTYCHSRTKDLPSFTKQADILIVAIGRAKFVTDEHIKDGAVVIDVGMNRDENGKLCGDVDFEKAKEIASAITPVPGGVGPMTITMLLKNTLQSAEMACQQAKRDNNK; encoded by the coding sequence ATGACCGCAAAATTAATAAATGGCGTTGAAATTGGCAAAGAGCTCAGAGGAGAAATAAAAGAAGGGGTAAGCATCCTAGAAGCATCAGGCTGTAAACCGGGTCTTGCAGTCATCCTCGTCGGGGAAGACCCCGCATCCCAAACATATGTAAAGAACAAGGAAAAGTCCAGTGTGGAAGTAGGCATGAAATCGGAGCTGATCAGATTGCCTGCAACGGTGACTGAAAAGGAATTGTTGGCTCATGTAGATAAATTGAATAACGATGACTCCATCCATGGAATTTTAGTCCAACTCCCATTGCCGGATCATATCAATGAAGATCTCGTCATTCAAGCGATCGATCCTCGCAAGGATGTGGACGGATTCCATCCTCAAAACGTCGGTAAAATGATTATCGGACAAGAAACATTCCTATCTTGTACCCCATATGGAATTATGGAAATGCTAAAGCGTGCCGGCATAGAAATCGCTGGAAAGCACGCTGTCATTATCGGACGAAGCAACATCGTCGGGAAGCCGATGGGTCAGTTGCTTCTTCAAGAAGATGCCACAGTTACATATTGCCACTCAAGAACGAAGGATTTGCCGTCATTTACGAAGCAGGCAGACATTTTAATCGTTGCCATCGGCCGCGCGAAATTCGTGACGGACGAACATATTAAAGACGGTGCAGTTGTCATTGATGTCGGTATGAATCGAGATGAAAACGGAAAGTTATGCGGTGATGTAGATTTTGAGAAGGCGAAGGAAATCGCTTCTGCCATCACGCCGGTTCCAGGCGGTGTCGGACCGATGACGATAACAATGCTATTGAAGAATACATTGCAAAGCGCTGAAATGGCATGCCAACAAGCCAAGCGCGATAATAATAAGTAA
- the xseA gene encoding exodeoxyribonuclease VII large subunit, translating into MSENTYLSVHSLTKYIKRKFEADPYLRNVFVKGELSNVKIHPSGHIYFTLKDDKSRIQSAMFRSAAGSLKFKPEEGLNVLITGDVNVYESSGQYQLYVQSMQPDGVGALYLAYEQLKKALAKEGLFDMRWKQPLPALPKKIGVITAQSGAAIRDICSTLQRRYPLADICLFPAIVQGPQAVPSILRALELAESHGSIDVLILGRGGGSIEDLWAFNEEAVARAIFSSRIPIISAVGHETDTTIADYVADMRAPTPTAAAELAVPSREELFERILERKRSIYVSFSNQIKHERKRLTTYQQSYPLQYPERLYRPFTEKLSGLDDRLLRSRNELTANRKAEHARLDRMLSFYSPLQRIKEENRNVMILTERTTRAMQNNLRNKSDQFGSAVRMLKALNPLEVMERGFSIVYKDGNVANSVNGLDVGETLLVRLQDGTVETEIKSIKMKDEEEN; encoded by the coding sequence TTGAGTGAAAATACGTATCTCTCTGTACATTCATTAACAAAATACATAAAACGTAAATTTGAAGCCGATCCATATTTGAGAAATGTATTTGTGAAAGGTGAACTTTCCAACGTGAAAATTCATCCAAGCGGGCATATTTATTTTACGTTGAAGGATGATAAAAGCAGAATACAATCCGCTATGTTCCGTTCGGCTGCAGGATCATTGAAGTTCAAGCCGGAAGAAGGGTTGAATGTCCTGATAACAGGAGATGTGAATGTATACGAATCAAGCGGACAATACCAGCTATATGTCCAATCGATGCAACCGGATGGTGTAGGGGCGTTATATCTCGCTTATGAACAATTGAAGAAGGCACTGGCGAAAGAAGGACTTTTTGATATGCGATGGAAACAGCCCTTGCCAGCTTTGCCAAAGAAAATCGGTGTCATCACGGCCCAGTCCGGTGCAGCCATACGGGATATCTGTTCTACATTGCAACGGCGGTATCCGTTAGCTGATATATGCCTATTTCCGGCAATCGTGCAAGGTCCACAGGCCGTGCCTTCCATCCTACGAGCGTTGGAGCTCGCGGAATCACATGGTTCAATCGATGTATTAATCCTCGGACGTGGCGGCGGATCCATAGAAGATCTGTGGGCTTTCAATGAAGAGGCAGTTGCAAGAGCGATTTTTTCTAGTCGAATTCCAATTATTAGCGCAGTCGGTCATGAGACGGATACGACAATTGCAGATTACGTCGCAGATATGAGGGCGCCGACACCAACTGCAGCCGCCGAACTTGCTGTTCCTTCGAGGGAAGAATTATTTGAGCGTATTTTGGAACGTAAGCGTTCGATTTACGTCTCATTTTCGAATCAAATCAAACATGAACGTAAACGTCTGACAACATATCAGCAATCCTATCCGTTACAGTATCCGGAAAGACTCTACAGACCTTTCACAGAAAAGCTAAGTGGCTTGGATGATCGACTCCTCAGGAGCAGGAATGAACTGACCGCGAATAGAAAAGCAGAACATGCCCGGTTGGACAGGATGCTCTCATTTTATTCCCCGCTTCAGCGCATAAAAGAAGAAAATCGAAACGTAATGATTTTGACCGAAAGAACGACGAGGGCCATGCAAAATAATTTGCGGAACAAGTCCGATCAATTCGGTTCGGCAGTCAGGATGTTGAAAGCGCTAAATCCACTGGAGGTCATGGAACGTGGATTTTCAATTGTTTATAAAGATGGAAATGTAGCAAATTCCGTTAACGGTCTCGATGTCGGTGAAACGTTGCTCGTCCGGTTACAAGACGGAACTGTGGAAACGGAAATTAAGTCGATCAAGATGAAGGATGAGGAGGAAAACTAA
- the xseB gene encoding exodeoxyribonuclease VII small subunit: MSEETLRFEEAMSKLEGIVQKLESGDVPLEDAIKLYKQGMELSAYCHGKLQDAEKQLISIIDDNGQATPFDPSKGRDSNG; the protein is encoded by the coding sequence ATGAGCGAGGAAACACTTCGATTTGAAGAAGCGATGTCGAAGTTGGAAGGCATTGTTCAAAAATTGGAATCCGGTGACGTACCTTTAGAGGACGCCATCAAATTATACAAACAAGGAATGGAGCTTTCCGCTTATTGCCATGGAAAATTACAGGACGCTGAAAAACAGCTAATCTCAATTATTGACGACAATGGCCAGGCCACTCCATTCGATCCATCGAAAGGTCGGGATTCAAATGGATAA
- a CDS encoding polyprenyl synthetase family protein yields the protein MDKRLQTFISEKAPLIDAELNHLIEFEKAPSSLKESMLYSVNAGGKRIRPLLVLAVLDDFDKKSDDALKVACAVELIHTYSLIHDDLPCMDDDDFRRGKPTNHRVYGEATAVLAGDALQTRAFGILASLEQTKPEQAIRLVSLLADASGANGMVGGQILDMEGETAALSLPELEEVHMHKTGALLSFCIEAGAILSDAQEDELSQLRKYAKNIGLAFQIKDDILDVTSTTEQLGKTANSDTASEKSTYPSLLGLEGAQQQLKKYHREAVECLAFLQKENSMLKLFADYIVQRNA from the coding sequence ATGGATAAACGATTGCAGACATTCATTTCAGAAAAAGCGCCGTTAATCGATGCCGAATTGAATCATTTGATTGAATTCGAAAAAGCACCTTCGTCCTTGAAGGAATCCATGCTCTATTCGGTGAATGCAGGCGGTAAAAGAATCCGTCCTCTTCTCGTCTTAGCGGTTCTAGACGATTTCGATAAGAAATCCGATGATGCACTTAAAGTGGCATGTGCAGTTGAGCTCATCCATACATACTCTCTCATCCACGATGATTTGCCTTGCATGGACGATGATGATTTCAGAAGGGGTAAGCCGACGAATCATAGAGTATATGGGGAAGCGACAGCCGTTCTCGCCGGAGATGCGCTTCAGACAAGAGCATTTGGGATATTGGCTTCCTTGGAGCAGACGAAACCAGAGCAGGCCATCCGCCTAGTCTCTCTACTGGCGGATGCTTCAGGCGCAAATGGCATGGTCGGCGGCCAAATTCTAGATATGGAAGGGGAAACAGCAGCCTTGTCTCTCCCTGAACTTGAAGAAGTTCATATGCATAAGACAGGTGCCTTATTATCATTCTGTATTGAAGCAGGTGCAATTCTTTCCGATGCACAGGAAGACGAGTTGTCGCAACTACGTAAATATGCGAAAAATATTGGGTTGGCATTCCAGATCAAGGACGATATATTGGACGTCACCTCAACGACTGAACAACTTGGCAAGACAGCGAATAGCGACACTGCTAGCGAAAAGTCTACGTATCCTTCTCTTTTGGGACTTGAGGGTGCACAACAGCAACTTAAAAAATATCACCGTGAAGCAGTCGAGTGCTTAGCTTTCTTACAGAAGGAAAACTCCATGTTAAAACTTTTTGCTGATTATATCGTCCAAAGAAATGCATGA